From Myotis daubentonii chromosome 15, mMyoDau2.1, whole genome shotgun sequence, one genomic window encodes:
- the ALKBH6 gene encoding alpha-ketoglutarate-dependent dioxygenase alkB homolog 6 isoform X1 has translation MAGKEKGVLNLDIGGDIGGRIGCMELVSEDQDSRVPALEPFRVEQAPPVIYYVPDFISKEEEEYLLRQLSIDPESWKQDFSTQTTCAEVFNAPKPKWTQLSGRKLQNWGGLPHPRGMVPERLPLWLQRYVDKVSDLNLFGGLPANHVLVNQYLPGEGIMPHKDGPLYYPTVSTISLGSHTMLDLYEPRQPKDEDPTEQPRPPPRPATSLLLEPRSLLVLRGTAYTRLLHGIAAACVDPLDTASLPRNIAACPSAQPGAHLVRGTRVSLTIRRVPRVLRAGLLLSK, from the exons ATGGCTGGGAAGGAAAAAGGGGTGTTGAATTTGGATATTGGTGGGGACATTGGTGGACG GATCGGGTGCATGGAGTTGGTGTCAGAGGATcaggactccagggtcccagcccTGGAACCATTCAGGGTGGAGCAG GCACCACCTGTAATCTACTATGTCCCTGACTTCATCTCCAAGGAAGAGGAGGAGTATTTGCTTCGACAG CTCAGCATAGACCCAGAGTCTTGGAAACAAGATTTCTCAACACAGACCACCTGTGCTGAG GTCTTCAATGCCCCAAAGCCAAAGTGGACTCAGCTCTCTGGGAGGAAGTTACAGAATTGGG gTGGGCTCCCACATCCCCGAGGGATGGTTCCTGAGCGGCTTCCTCTGTGGCTTCAGCGCTATGTGGACAAAGTGTCTGACCTCAATCTTTTTGGGGGTCTCCCAGCCAACCACGTCCTTGTGAACCAGTATCTGCCTGGGGAGGGCATCATG ccccacaAGGACGGGCCACTGTACTACCCGACCGTCAGCACCATCAGCCTGGGCTCCCACACCATGCTGGATCTCTACGAGCCGCGGCAGCCAAAGGATGAGGACCCTACAGAGCAG ccccggcccccaccccggccggCCACCTCGCTGTTGCTGGAACCCCGCAGCCTCCTGGTACTTCGTGGCACTGCCTACACGCGCCTCCTCCATGGCATCGCAGCGGCCTGTGTAGATCCTCTCGACACCGCCTCTCTACCGCGCAACATTGCCGCCTGCCCATCGGCGCAGCCTGGAGCCCACCTGGTCCGTGGCACCCGTGTCTCGCTGACCATCCGCCGGGTGCCCCGTGTGCTGCGGGCTGGACTGCTCCTTAGCAAGTGA
- the ALKBH6 gene encoding alpha-ketoglutarate-dependent dioxygenase alkB homolog 6 isoform X8, translating into MAGKEKGVLNLDIGGDIGGRIGCMELVSEDQDSRVPALEPFRVEQAPPVIYYVPDFISKEEEEYLLRQVFNAPKPKWTQLSGRKLQNWGGLPHPRGMVPERLPLWLQRYVDKVSDLNLFGGLPANHVLVNQYLPGEGIMHHQPGLPHHAGSLRAAAAKG; encoded by the exons ATGGCTGGGAAGGAAAAAGGGGTGTTGAATTTGGATATTGGTGGGGACATTGGTGGACG GATCGGGTGCATGGAGTTGGTGTCAGAGGATcaggactccagggtcccagcccTGGAACCATTCAGGGTGGAGCAG GCACCACCTGTAATCTACTATGTCCCTGACTTCATCTCCAAGGAAGAGGAGGAGTATTTGCTTCGACAG GTCTTCAATGCCCCAAAGCCAAAGTGGACTCAGCTCTCTGGGAGGAAGTTACAGAATTGGG gTGGGCTCCCACATCCCCGAGGGATGGTTCCTGAGCGGCTTCCTCTGTGGCTTCAGCGCTATGTGGACAAAGTGTCTGACCTCAATCTTTTTGGGGGTCTCCCAGCCAACCACGTCCTTGTGAACCAGTATCTGCCTGGGGAGGGCATCATG CACCATCAGCCTGGGCTCCCACACCATGCTGGATCTCTACGAGCCGCGGCAGCCAAAGGATGA
- the ALKBH6 gene encoding alpha-ketoglutarate-dependent dioxygenase alkB homolog 6 isoform X4, with protein sequence MAGKEKGVLNLDIGGDIGGRIGCMELVSEDQDSRVPALEPFRVEQAPPVIYYVPDFISKEEEEYLLRQLSIDPESWKQDFSTQTTCAEVFNAPKPKWTQLSGRKLQNWGGLPHPRGMVPERLPLWLQRYVDKVSDLNLFGGLPANHVLVNQYLPGEGIMPRPPPRPATSLLLEPRSLLVLRGTAYTRLLHGIAAACVDPLDTASLPRNIAACPSAQPGAHLVRGTRVSLTIRRVPRVLRAGLLLSK encoded by the exons ATGGCTGGGAAGGAAAAAGGGGTGTTGAATTTGGATATTGGTGGGGACATTGGTGGACG GATCGGGTGCATGGAGTTGGTGTCAGAGGATcaggactccagggtcccagcccTGGAACCATTCAGGGTGGAGCAG GCACCACCTGTAATCTACTATGTCCCTGACTTCATCTCCAAGGAAGAGGAGGAGTATTTGCTTCGACAG CTCAGCATAGACCCAGAGTCTTGGAAACAAGATTTCTCAACACAGACCACCTGTGCTGAG GTCTTCAATGCCCCAAAGCCAAAGTGGACTCAGCTCTCTGGGAGGAAGTTACAGAATTGGG gTGGGCTCCCACATCCCCGAGGGATGGTTCCTGAGCGGCTTCCTCTGTGGCTTCAGCGCTATGTGGACAAAGTGTCTGACCTCAATCTTTTTGGGGGTCTCCCAGCCAACCACGTCCTTGTGAACCAGTATCTGCCTGGGGAGGGCATCATG ccccggcccccaccccggccggCCACCTCGCTGTTGCTGGAACCCCGCAGCCTCCTGGTACTTCGTGGCACTGCCTACACGCGCCTCCTCCATGGCATCGCAGCGGCCTGTGTAGATCCTCTCGACACCGCCTCTCTACCGCGCAACATTGCCGCCTGCCCATCGGCGCAGCCTGGAGCCCACCTGGTCCGTGGCACCCGTGTCTCGCTGACCATCCGCCGGGTGCCCCGTGTGCTGCGGGCTGGACTGCTCCTTAGCAAGTGA
- the CLIP3 gene encoding CAP-Gly domain-containing linker protein 3, whose translation MTKTDPTPMAPPLLDKEEEEDEEDEEVPEAPSPTQERRQKPVVHPSAPAPLPKDYAFTFFDPNDPACQEILFDPQTTIPELFAIVRQWVPQVQHKIDVIGNEILRRGCHVNDRDGLTDMTLLHYACKAGAHGVGDPAAAVRLSQQLLALGADVTLRSRWTNMNALHYAAYFDVPDLVRVLLKGARPRVVNSTCSDFNHGSALHIAASNLCLGAAKCLLEHGANPALRNRKGQVPAEVVPDPMDMTLDKAEAALVAKELRTLLEEAVPLSCALPKVTLPNYDNVPGNLMLSTLGLRLGDRVLLDGQKTGTLRFCGTTEFASGQWVGVELDEPEGKNDGSVGGVRYFICPPKQGLFASVSKISKAADAPPSSVTSTPRTPRMDFSRVTGKGRREHKGKKKPPSSPSLGNLQQREGAKAAVGDQVLVAGQKQGVVRFYGKTDFAPGYWYGIELDQPTGKHDGSVFGVRYFTCSPKHGVFAPASRIQRIGGSTDPPGDNVGAKKVHQVTMTQPKRTFTTVRTPKDIASENSISRLLFCCWFPWMLRAEMQS comes from the exons ATGACTAAGACAGATCCTACCCCTATGGCCCCTCCGCTCTTGgacaaggaggaagaagaggatgaggaggatgaggaggttCCCgaggcccccagccccacccaggagcGCCGACAGAAGCCTGTTGTGCACCCCTCagcacctgcccccctccccaaggACTACG CTTTCACCTTCTTCGACCCCAATGACCCGGCGTGCCAGGAGATTCTGTTTGACCCGCAGACCACCATCCCTGAGCTGTTTGCCATTGTGCGCCAGTGGGTGCCCCAAGTACAACACAAGATTGATGTCATTGGCAATGAG ATTCTGCGTCGAGGCTGCCATGTGAATGACCGTGATGGGCTGACCGACATGACACTGCTTCATTATGCCTGCAAGGCTGGGGCCCATGGAGTCG GGGACCCTGCTGCGGCAGTGCGCCTCTCACAGCAGCTGCTGGCGCTGGGCGCAGACGTGACCCTGCGCAGCCGCTGGACCAACATGAATGCACTGCACTATGCAGCCTATTTTGATGTGCCTGACCTCGTGCGTGTGCTGCTGAAGGGTGCTCGGCCTCGAG TGGTGAACTCCACGTGCAGTGACTTCAACCATGGCTCAGCCCTACACATCGCTGCCTCTAACCTGTGCCTGGGTGCAGCCAAATGTTTGCTGGAGCATGGTGCCAACCCGGCGCTGCGG AACCGAAAGGGACAGGTGCCAGCAGAGGTGGTCCCAGACCCCATGGACATGACCCtggacaaggcagaggcagcaCTGGTGGCCAAGGAGCTACGAACACTGCTGGAGGAGGCCGTGCCACTCTCCTGCGCCCTCCCCAAGGTCACGCTACCCAACTACGACAATGTTCCAGGCAATCTCATGCTCAGCACATTGGGCCTGCGCCTGGGAGACCGCGTGCTGCTGGATGGCCAGAAG ACGGGCACACTGCGGTTCTGCGGGACCACAGAGTTCGCCAGCGGCCAGTGGGTGGGCGTGGAGCTGGACGAACCTGAGGGCAAGAATGATGGCAGTGTTGGTGGTGTCCGGTACTTCATCTGCCCTCCCAAGCAGG GTCTCTTTGCCTCTGTGTCCAAGATCTCCAAAGCAGCGGACGCACCCCCTTCATCTGTCACCTCCACACCTCGCACTCCCCGGATGGACTTCTCCCGTGTCACTGGCAAAGGCCGAAGGGAACACAAAG GCAAGAAGAAGCCCCCATCATCCCCATctctgggcaacctgcagcagcGAGAGGGAGCCAAGGCTGCGGTTGGAGACCAAGTCCTTGTGGCAGGCCAGAAGCAAGGGGTTGTGCGCTTCTACGGGAAGACAGACTTTGCCCCAG GTTACTGGTATGGAATTGAGCTAGACCAGCCCACGGGCAAGCATGATGGCTCTGTCTTTGGTGTCCGGTACTTCACCTGCTCCCCAAAGCATGGAGTCTTTGCACCAGCATCCCGAATCCAGAG GATTGGTGGATCCACTGATCCCCCTGGGGACAATGTCGGAGCCAAAAAAGTGCATCAAGTGACAA TGACGCAGCCCAAACGCACCTTTACAACAGTCCGGACCCCAAAGGACATCGCATCAGAGAACTCAATCTCCAG ATTGCTCTTCTGCTGCTGGTTTCCTTGGATGCTGAGGGCGGAGATGCAGTCTTAG
- the ALKBH6 gene encoding alpha-ketoglutarate-dependent dioxygenase alkB homolog 6 isoform X5, translating into MAGKEKGVLNLDIGGDIGGRIGCMELVSEDQDSRVPALEPFRVEQAPPVIYYVPDFISKEEEEYLLRQLSIDPESWKQDFSTQTTCAEVFNAPKPKWTQLSGRKLQNWGGLPHPRGMVPERLPLWLQRYVDKVSDLNLFGGLPANHVLVNQYLPGEGIMPWCPLPSPTRTGHCTTRPSAPSAWAPTPCWISTSRGSQRMRTLQSSPGPHPGRPPRCCWNPAASWYFVALPTRASSMASQRPV; encoded by the exons ATGGCTGGGAAGGAAAAAGGGGTGTTGAATTTGGATATTGGTGGGGACATTGGTGGACG GATCGGGTGCATGGAGTTGGTGTCAGAGGATcaggactccagggtcccagcccTGGAACCATTCAGGGTGGAGCAG GCACCACCTGTAATCTACTATGTCCCTGACTTCATCTCCAAGGAAGAGGAGGAGTATTTGCTTCGACAG CTCAGCATAGACCCAGAGTCTTGGAAACAAGATTTCTCAACACAGACCACCTGTGCTGAG GTCTTCAATGCCCCAAAGCCAAAGTGGACTCAGCTCTCTGGGAGGAAGTTACAGAATTGGG gTGGGCTCCCACATCCCCGAGGGATGGTTCCTGAGCGGCTTCCTCTGTGGCTTCAGCGCTATGTGGACAAAGTGTCTGACCTCAATCTTTTTGGGGGTCTCCCAGCCAACCACGTCCTTGTGAACCAGTATCTGCCTGGGGAGGGCATCATG CCCTGGTGcccactccccagccccacaAGGACGGGCCACTGTACTACCCGACCGTCAGCACCATCAGCCTGGGCTCCCACACCATGCTGGATCTCTACGAGCCGCGGCAGCCAAAGGATGAGGACCCTACAGAGCAG ccccggcccccaccccggccggCCACCTCGCTGTTGCTGGAACCCCGCAGCCTCCTGGTACTTCGTGGCACTGCCTACACGCGCCTCCTCCATGGCATCGCAGCGGCCTGTGTAG
- the ALKBH6 gene encoding alpha-ketoglutarate-dependent dioxygenase alkB homolog 6 isoform X3: MAGKEKGVLNLDIGGDIGGRIGCMELVSEDQDSRVPALEPFRVEQAPPVIYYVPDFISKEEEEYLLRQVTSVPFWSSMPQSQSGLSSLGGSYRIGRYVDKVSDLNLFGGLPANHVLVNQYLPGEGIMPHKDGPLYYPTVSTISLGSHTMLDLYEPRQPKDEDPTEQPRPPPRPATSLLLEPRSLLVLRGTAYTRLLHGIAAACVDPLDTASLPRNIAACPSAQPGAHLVRGTRVSLTIRRVPRVLRAGLLLSK, encoded by the exons ATGGCTGGGAAGGAAAAAGGGGTGTTGAATTTGGATATTGGTGGGGACATTGGTGGACG GATCGGGTGCATGGAGTTGGTGTCAGAGGATcaggactccagggtcccagcccTGGAACCATTCAGGGTGGAGCAG GCACCACCTGTAATCTACTATGTCCCTGACTTCATCTCCAAGGAAGAGGAGGAGTATTTGCTTCGACAGGTGACCTCAGTACCCTTCTG GTCTTCAATGCCCCAAAGCCAAAGTGGACTCAGCTCTCTGGGAGGAAGTTACAGAATTGGG CGCTATGTGGACAAAGTGTCTGACCTCAATCTTTTTGGGGGTCTCCCAGCCAACCACGTCCTTGTGAACCAGTATCTGCCTGGGGAGGGCATCATG ccccacaAGGACGGGCCACTGTACTACCCGACCGTCAGCACCATCAGCCTGGGCTCCCACACCATGCTGGATCTCTACGAGCCGCGGCAGCCAAAGGATGAGGACCCTACAGAGCAG ccccggcccccaccccggccggCCACCTCGCTGTTGCTGGAACCCCGCAGCCTCCTGGTACTTCGTGGCACTGCCTACACGCGCCTCCTCCATGGCATCGCAGCGGCCTGTGTAGATCCTCTCGACACCGCCTCTCTACCGCGCAACATTGCCGCCTGCCCATCGGCGCAGCCTGGAGCCCACCTGGTCCGTGGCACCCGTGTCTCGCTGACCATCCGCCGGGTGCCCCGTGTGCTGCGGGCTGGACTGCTCCTTAGCAAGTGA
- the ALKBH6 gene encoding alpha-ketoglutarate-dependent dioxygenase alkB homolog 6 isoform X6 codes for MAGKEKGVLNLDIGGDIGGRIGCMELVSEDQDSRVPALEPFRVEQVFNAPKPKWTQLSGRKLQNWGGLPHPRGMVPERLPLWLQRYVDKVSDLNLFGGLPANHVLVNQYLPGEGIMPHKDGPLYYPTVSTISLGSHTMLDLYEPRQPKDEDPTEQPRPPPRPATSLLLEPRSLLVLRGTAYTRLLHGIAAACVDPLDTASLPRNIAACPSAQPGAHLVRGTRVSLTIRRVPRVLRAGLLLSK; via the exons ATGGCTGGGAAGGAAAAAGGGGTGTTGAATTTGGATATTGGTGGGGACATTGGTGGACG GATCGGGTGCATGGAGTTGGTGTCAGAGGATcaggactccagggtcccagcccTGGAACCATTCAGGGTGGAGCAG GTCTTCAATGCCCCAAAGCCAAAGTGGACTCAGCTCTCTGGGAGGAAGTTACAGAATTGGG gTGGGCTCCCACATCCCCGAGGGATGGTTCCTGAGCGGCTTCCTCTGTGGCTTCAGCGCTATGTGGACAAAGTGTCTGACCTCAATCTTTTTGGGGGTCTCCCAGCCAACCACGTCCTTGTGAACCAGTATCTGCCTGGGGAGGGCATCATG ccccacaAGGACGGGCCACTGTACTACCCGACCGTCAGCACCATCAGCCTGGGCTCCCACACCATGCTGGATCTCTACGAGCCGCGGCAGCCAAAGGATGAGGACCCTACAGAGCAG ccccggcccccaccccggccggCCACCTCGCTGTTGCTGGAACCCCGCAGCCTCCTGGTACTTCGTGGCACTGCCTACACGCGCCTCCTCCATGGCATCGCAGCGGCCTGTGTAGATCCTCTCGACACCGCCTCTCTACCGCGCAACATTGCCGCCTGCCCATCGGCGCAGCCTGGAGCCCACCTGGTCCGTGGCACCCGTGTCTCGCTGACCATCCGCCGGGTGCCCCGTGTGCTGCGGGCTGGACTGCTCCTTAGCAAGTGA
- the ALKBH6 gene encoding alpha-ketoglutarate-dependent dioxygenase alkB homolog 6 isoform X7 has protein sequence MVPERLPLWLQRYVDKVSDLNLFGGLPANHVLVNQYLPGEGIMPHKDGPLYYPTVSTISLGSHTMLDLYEPRQPKDEDPTEQPRPPPRPATSLLLEPRSLLVLRGTAYTRLLHGIAAACVDPLDTASLPRNIAACPSAQPGAHLVRGTRVSLTIRRVPRVLRAGLLLSK, from the exons ATGGTTCCTGAGCGGCTTCCTCTGTGGCTTCAGCGCTATGTGGACAAAGTGTCTGACCTCAATCTTTTTGGGGGTCTCCCAGCCAACCACGTCCTTGTGAACCAGTATCTGCCTGGGGAGGGCATCATG ccccacaAGGACGGGCCACTGTACTACCCGACCGTCAGCACCATCAGCCTGGGCTCCCACACCATGCTGGATCTCTACGAGCCGCGGCAGCCAAAGGATGAGGACCCTACAGAGCAG ccccggcccccaccccggccggCCACCTCGCTGTTGCTGGAACCCCGCAGCCTCCTGGTACTTCGTGGCACTGCCTACACGCGCCTCCTCCATGGCATCGCAGCGGCCTGTGTAGATCCTCTCGACACCGCCTCTCTACCGCGCAACATTGCCGCCTGCCCATCGGCGCAGCCTGGAGCCCACCTGGTCCGTGGCACCCGTGTCTCGCTGACCATCCGCCGGGTGCCCCGTGTGCTGCGGGCTGGACTGCTCCTTAGCAAGTGA
- the ALKBH6 gene encoding alpha-ketoglutarate-dependent dioxygenase alkB homolog 6 isoform X2, producing MAGKEKGVLNLDIGGDIGGRIGCMELVSEDQDSRVPALEPFRVEQAPPVIYYVPDFISKEEEEYLLRQVFNAPKPKWTQLSGRKLQNWGGLPHPRGMVPERLPLWLQRYVDKVSDLNLFGGLPANHVLVNQYLPGEGIMPHKDGPLYYPTVSTISLGSHTMLDLYEPRQPKDEDPTEQPRPPPRPATSLLLEPRSLLVLRGTAYTRLLHGIAAACVDPLDTASLPRNIAACPSAQPGAHLVRGTRVSLTIRRVPRVLRAGLLLSK from the exons ATGGCTGGGAAGGAAAAAGGGGTGTTGAATTTGGATATTGGTGGGGACATTGGTGGACG GATCGGGTGCATGGAGTTGGTGTCAGAGGATcaggactccagggtcccagcccTGGAACCATTCAGGGTGGAGCAG GCACCACCTGTAATCTACTATGTCCCTGACTTCATCTCCAAGGAAGAGGAGGAGTATTTGCTTCGACAG GTCTTCAATGCCCCAAAGCCAAAGTGGACTCAGCTCTCTGGGAGGAAGTTACAGAATTGGG gTGGGCTCCCACATCCCCGAGGGATGGTTCCTGAGCGGCTTCCTCTGTGGCTTCAGCGCTATGTGGACAAAGTGTCTGACCTCAATCTTTTTGGGGGTCTCCCAGCCAACCACGTCCTTGTGAACCAGTATCTGCCTGGGGAGGGCATCATG ccccacaAGGACGGGCCACTGTACTACCCGACCGTCAGCACCATCAGCCTGGGCTCCCACACCATGCTGGATCTCTACGAGCCGCGGCAGCCAAAGGATGAGGACCCTACAGAGCAG ccccggcccccaccccggccggCCACCTCGCTGTTGCTGGAACCCCGCAGCCTCCTGGTACTTCGTGGCACTGCCTACACGCGCCTCCTCCATGGCATCGCAGCGGCCTGTGTAGATCCTCTCGACACCGCCTCTCTACCGCGCAACATTGCCGCCTGCCCATCGGCGCAGCCTGGAGCCCACCTGGTCCGTGGCACCCGTGTCTCGCTGACCATCCGCCGGGTGCCCCGTGTGCTGCGGGCTGGACTGCTCCTTAGCAAGTGA